From Triticum aestivum cultivar Chinese Spring chromosome 4A, IWGSC CS RefSeq v2.1, whole genome shotgun sequence, a single genomic window includes:
- the LOC123084651 gene encoding 2-oxoglutarate-dependent dioxygenase 11-like — protein MAASDQNDMSLVRRTVQELAVAVEEPPPQYVVDEMLVADEMPEPIPLIDLSRLTEADEADKLRAVLQTWGLFLATNHGIEESLMDAMMSASMESRDFFMQPYEEKQKYSNLIDGKHFQMKGHGNDKVVTPQDEGLSWNDRLHLRVEPEDERNFAKWPTHPESFRDVLHEYASRTKRTRDLLLQSMAKLLDLDEDYFVNQISNKASGFARFNYYPPCPRPDLVLGRKPHTDGGLLTILFVDQDVGGLQVERGGKLYNVPAKPYTLVNNVADPTRLFGAARKIDSFSYLVSSRKSIWILSYSNNVYMKID, from the exons ATGGCTGCGTCCGACCAGAATGATATGTCGCTGGTGCGGAGAACGGTGCAAGAGCTGGCGGTGGCCGTCGAGGAGCCGCCGCCACAGTACGTGGTTGATGAGATGCTGGTCGCTGATGAGATGCCGGAGCCCATCCCTCTGATCGATCTTAGCCGGCTGACCGAAGCCGACGAGGCCGACAAGCTCCGAGCGGTTCTACAGACCTGGGGCCTCTTCCTG GCGACCAACCATGGAATCGAGGAGTCCCTTATGGATGCCATGATGAGTGCGTCCATGGAATCAAGAGACTTCTTCATGCAACCGTATGAAGAAAAGCAGAAATACAGCAACTTGATAGACGGCAAGCATTTCCAGATGAAAGGCCATGGAAATGACAAAGTAGTGACCCCCCAGGATGAGGGCCTGAGCTGGAACGACCGCTTGCATTTGAGAGTGGAGCCAGAAGATGAGAGGAATTTCGCCAAGTGGCCCACTCACCCGGAATCTTTCAG GGATGTGCTTCATGAGTACGCATCAAGAACAAAGAGAACAAGAGACCTTCTCTTGCAATCAATGGCCAAGCTCCTCGACCTTGATGAGGATTACTTCGTCAACCAAATATCAAACAAGGCTTCTGGGTTTGCTAGATTCAACTACTACCCTCCATGTCCCAGGCCTGACCTAGTTTTGGGCAGGAAGCCTCACACTGATGGTGGTCTCCTTACCATCCTTTTTGTCGACCAAGACGTCGGTGGCTTGCAAGTTGAGAGGGGTGGGAAATTGTACAATGTTCCAGCCAAGCCTTACACATTGGTGAATAATGTAGCAGATCCAACCAGATTGTTTGGTGCTGCT AGAAAAATAGACTCGTTCAGCTATTTGGTGAGCTCAAGAAAATCTATCTGGATTCTTTCATACAGTAACAACGTCTACATGAAGATTGATTGA